A section of the Thauera chlorobenzoica genome encodes:
- a CDS encoding phage tail tube protein has translation MALIHTSNEYQIPRGRLYWDPRDAATDALTGEEEFGNCPSFTIAIETEKLEHFSSQTGLREKDDSRVVQVDRSATVTCDNVSFDNLAKYLSGQVETVSQTSDAVTAATLAVIPGRFYQLGRSDTNPAGDRNISSLVITDSTATTTYVAGTDYAVDLVKGRLQIIDAGSIVAGDIKVSYSKAAKSWKRIKTGAASELRGAIRVVSDNAGATNRDYYMPLCILKPAGELPVIAEEAEYVTMEFELEVLTPPNGAAIYLDDAPVAE, from the coding sequence ATGGCACTGATCCACACCAGCAACGAATACCAGATCCCCCGCGGGCGCCTGTACTGGGACCCGCGTGACGCCGCCACCGACGCCCTGACCGGCGAGGAAGAATTCGGTAACTGCCCGTCCTTCACCATCGCCATCGAAACCGAAAAGCTCGAACACTTTTCCAGCCAGACCGGCTTGCGCGAGAAAGACGACTCCCGCGTCGTTCAGGTCGACCGTAGCGCCACCGTCACCTGCGACAACGTCTCCTTCGACAACCTCGCCAAGTACCTTTCCGGCCAGGTTGAAACCGTCTCGCAAACCTCCGACGCCGTCACTGCCGCCACCCTGGCGGTCATCCCGGGGCGCTTCTACCAGCTCGGCCGGTCCGACACCAACCCCGCCGGCGACCGCAACATCAGCAGCCTCGTCATTACCGACAGCACCGCCACCACCACCTACGTGGCCGGCACCGACTACGCCGTTGACCTCGTCAAAGGGCGCCTGCAGATCATCGATGCCGGCAGCATCGTCGCGGGCGACATCAAGGTCAGCTACAGCAAGGCTGCCAAATCCTGGAAGCGCATCAAAACCGGTGCGGCCTCCGAGCTGCGCGGGGCGATCCGCGTCGTTTCCGACAATGCCGGTGCCACCAACCGCGACTACTACATGCCTCTATGCATCCTCAAGCCCGCCGGTGAGCTGCCGGTGATCGCCGAAGAGGCCGAGTACGTGACCATGGAATTCGAGCTCGAAGTCCTCACCCCGCCCAACGGCGCCGCCATCTACCTCGATGACGCCCCGGTCGCCGAATAA
- a CDS encoding phage holin family protein, with translation MTDRIVTTASYTGSGVSIVSALTLTDLGILIGIATALATLLLNGVYHYRRDRREREAHAIRLEVLRGEAEDRRRATLPVALDRRRPCADIADCPYSHD, from the coding sequence ATGACCGACCGCATCGTCACCACCGCAAGCTACACCGGCAGCGGCGTCTCCATCGTCAGCGCGCTCACCCTCACCGACCTCGGCATCCTCATCGGCATCGCAACCGCGCTGGCGACGCTGCTGCTCAACGGCGTCTACCACTACCGGCGCGATCGCCGCGAGCGCGAAGCGCACGCCATCCGCCTGGAAGTGCTGCGCGGCGAAGCCGAAGACCGCCGCCGCGCCACCCTGCCGGTTGCCCTCGACCGCCGCCGCCCCTGCGCCGACATCGCCGACTGCCCCTACAGCCATGATTAA
- a CDS encoding phage tail tape measure protein — translation MARNPVTRIIITAKDEASAVFSSLQTKVAAVGVAIAGYFGARLFGDAIGSARDFESAMSAVQAASGASGAELDKLRSAAEAAGATTKYTSVEAASALENLAKSGLSATDAVQALPAVLNLAQAGGVELGTAAEYVTKAVNGMGLEFAEAGRVADVLAMGANASNTSVDGLAQALSYAAPLANSLGLSLEQTVAMIGKFADAGIDAGRAGTALNSILAQFSDPASKFRSELAAAGITTGDFDQALRQLAAAGPGGQKAINAVGQEAGPALRALLNQGIGALDALKGKLDESAGSAATFAQVMGDNLDGATKGLGSAWDALLIKLGSPVLDTLKGQVNAIAERLRGFVADGTATAFGNAIRAAFESAGRWVAEFVGKLDFTAIAASLQAFAARAGEIFTAIGQHASTAGNTLQTAYGVMSAGINIVLAAVYKLGEGMSWLASAFLADLALITDGLSKITFGDLSAGFASAAASMRAEAQATYAVHEAFGRKAGEAFDAATQGALTAREGWAALTTTATQSATATAQALGQVERQAGLTADQVEALGDGAEVSAGKVVELGTKAQQSSTQQQRAAQEAQARVADLRAEYQRLISAGDTQGATEILIEIQKELRNTGTEARATGDELELAFHHLGVTSQAKLNELAEGARRSFDLIRNSGTATPRELQQAFAAYAEKAIAANGGVASSALKAEAGMYKVRIAADEAGNAVVSSMGNAASATAQLGAQAEAAAAKYAVLGATIAGLPAPGGTPPGGPPPPGGGSKTYKRMDNGQTALLDRAERLGGLALRKSIEAEWQQKGKSMSRMAGLDPRYAKMLQDTVERLDKLQMKQEHDSGRFNANDPRVTGSAPRETVTTFRVEIGTGAGRVAAINTASRADADALVDLLRKLENDMSRA, via the coding sequence GTGGCGCGTAATCCCGTCACCCGCATCATCATCACCGCCAAGGATGAAGCCTCGGCGGTGTTCAGCAGCCTGCAGACCAAGGTCGCCGCCGTCGGCGTGGCGATTGCCGGCTACTTCGGCGCCCGCCTGTTCGGCGACGCCATCGGCAGCGCGCGCGACTTCGAAAGCGCCATGTCGGCGGTGCAGGCCGCCTCGGGCGCGTCCGGTGCCGAGCTCGACAAGTTGCGCAGCGCCGCCGAAGCTGCCGGCGCCACCACCAAGTACACCAGCGTTGAAGCCGCCAGCGCGCTGGAAAACCTCGCCAAGTCCGGCCTGTCGGCCACCGACGCGGTGCAGGCGCTGCCCGCAGTGCTCAACCTTGCCCAGGCCGGCGGGGTGGAGTTGGGCACCGCCGCCGAGTACGTCACCAAGGCCGTCAACGGCATGGGGCTGGAGTTCGCCGAGGCGGGCAGGGTGGCCGACGTACTGGCGATGGGTGCCAACGCCTCCAACACCAGCGTCGACGGCCTCGCCCAGGCCTTGAGCTACGCCGCACCGCTGGCCAATAGCCTCGGCCTGTCGCTCGAGCAAACCGTCGCCATGATCGGCAAGTTCGCCGACGCCGGCATCGACGCCGGCCGCGCCGGTACCGCGCTCAACAGCATCCTCGCCCAGTTCAGCGACCCGGCCAGCAAGTTCCGCAGCGAACTGGCCGCCGCCGGCATCACCACCGGCGACTTTGACCAGGCCCTGCGCCAGCTCGCCGCCGCCGGCCCCGGCGGGCAGAAGGCCATCAACGCCGTCGGCCAGGAAGCCGGCCCGGCGCTGCGTGCGCTGCTCAACCAGGGCATCGGCGCGCTCGACGCGCTCAAGGGCAAGCTCGACGAATCGGCCGGCAGCGCCGCCACCTTCGCCCAGGTCATGGGCGACAACCTCGACGGCGCCACCAAGGGCCTGGGCAGCGCCTGGGATGCGCTGCTGATCAAGCTCGGCTCTCCGGTGCTCGACACCCTCAAGGGCCAGGTCAACGCCATCGCTGAGCGCCTGCGCGGCTTCGTCGCCGACGGCACGGCGACCGCGTTCGGCAACGCGATCCGCGCCGCGTTCGAATCCGCCGGGCGCTGGGTGGCGGAGTTCGTCGGCAAGCTCGACTTCACCGCCATCGCCGCCTCGCTGCAGGCCTTCGCCGCGCGCGCCGGCGAAATCTTCACCGCCATCGGCCAGCACGCCAGCACCGCGGGCAACACCTTGCAGACCGCCTACGGGGTGATGTCGGCCGGGATCAATATCGTGCTCGCCGCCGTCTATAAGCTCGGGGAGGGCATGTCATGGCTGGCCTCGGCCTTCCTCGCCGATCTCGCGCTGATCACCGACGGGCTGTCCAAGATCACTTTCGGCGATCTATCCGCCGGCTTTGCCAGCGCCGCCGCCAGCATGCGCGCCGAAGCCCAGGCCACCTACGCCGTGCATGAAGCGTTCGGGCGCAAGGCGGGGGAGGCGTTCGACGCCGCCACCCAGGGCGCGCTTACCGCGCGCGAAGGCTGGGCCGCCCTGACCACCACCGCCACCCAGTCTGCCACCGCCACCGCCCAGGCGCTGGGCCAGGTCGAACGCCAAGCCGGCCTCACCGCCGACCAGGTCGAAGCGCTGGGCGACGGCGCGGAGGTCTCCGCCGGCAAGGTGGTGGAACTTGGCACCAAGGCCCAGCAGTCAAGCACCCAGCAGCAGCGCGCTGCACAGGAGGCGCAGGCCAGAGTGGCCGACCTGCGTGCCGAGTACCAGCGCCTGATCTCCGCGGGCGACACCCAGGGCGCCACCGAGATCCTGATCGAGATACAGAAGGAGTTGCGCAACACCGGCACCGAAGCCCGCGCCACAGGCGACGAACTGGAGCTGGCCTTCCACCATCTTGGCGTCACCAGCCAGGCCAAGCTCAACGAACTGGCCGAAGGCGCCCGCCGCTCGTTCGATCTCATCCGCAACAGCGGCACCGCCACCCCGCGCGAGCTTCAGCAGGCCTTCGCCGCCTACGCCGAAAAAGCCATCGCCGCCAACGGCGGCGTTGCGTCTTCCGCCCTGAAAGCCGAAGCCGGCATGTACAAAGTGCGCATCGCCGCCGACGAGGCGGGCAACGCTGTCGTCAGCAGCATGGGCAACGCCGCCTCGGCCACCGCCCAGCTCGGCGCTCAGGCCGAGGCTGCCGCAGCCAAGTACGCCGTCCTCGGCGCGACCATCGCCGGCCTGCCGGCGCCTGGGGGAACTCCGCCGGGAGGACCGCCGCCGCCCGGCGGCGGGAGCAAGACCTACAAGCGCATGGACAACGGCCAGACCGCACTGCTCGATCGCGCCGAACGCCTCGGCGGCCTCGCGCTGCGCAAATCGATCGAAGCCGAATGGCAGCAGAAGGGCAAGAGCATGAGCCGCATGGCGGGGCTCGATCCGCGCTACGCGAAGATGCTCCAGGACACCGTCGAACGGCTCGACAAGCTGCAGATGAAGCAAGAGCACGACTCCGGCCGCTTCAATGCCAACGACCCCCGCGTCACCGGCTCCGCCCCGCGCGAAACCGTCACCACCTTCCGCGTCGAGATCGGCACCGGCGCCGGGCGCGTGGCCGCCATCAATACCGCCAGCCGGGCCGACGCCGACGCCTTGGTCGACCTGCTGCGCAAACTTGAAAACGACATGAGCCGAGCATGA
- a CDS encoding glycoside hydrolase family protein yields the protein MIKRSLVASLSVSAAALIGLAVSEGYVGEAMTPTKGDRPTLGFGSTFHADGRPVQLGDRTDPVRALVTLRAHVDKEEAAFQRSLPGARLTQGEYDLYMDFVYQYGTGAWSGSSMRRRILAQDYRGACDALLLWRKQGGRDCSLPQHWGPQGCKGVWTRQLERHAKCLAEQEG from the coding sequence ATGATTAAGCGCTCCCTGGTCGCCTCCCTGAGCGTGTCCGCAGCCGCCCTGATCGGGCTGGCCGTGTCCGAAGGCTATGTCGGCGAAGCGATGACCCCGACCAAGGGCGACCGGCCCACCCTCGGCTTCGGCTCGACCTTCCACGCCGACGGCCGCCCGGTGCAGCTGGGCGATCGCACCGACCCGGTGCGCGCCCTGGTGACACTGCGCGCGCACGTGGACAAGGAAGAGGCCGCATTCCAGCGCTCGCTGCCCGGCGCCCGCCTCACGCAGGGCGAATACGACCTGTACATGGACTTCGTCTACCAGTACGGCACCGGGGCCTGGAGCGGATCGAGCATGCGCCGCCGCATCCTGGCGCAGGACTACCGGGGGGCCTGCGATGCGCTGCTCCTGTGGCGCAAGCAGGGCGGGCGCGACTGCTCTCTGCCGCAACACTGGGGGCCGCAAGGCTGCAAGGGCGTATGGACGCGCCAACTCGAACGGCACGCGAAGTGCCTCGCCGAGCAGGAGGGCTGA